From Mustela erminea isolate mMusErm1 chromosome 1, mMusErm1.Pri, whole genome shotgun sequence, a single genomic window includes:
- the ARRDC2 gene encoding arrestin domain-containing protein 2 isoform X2, with amino-acid sequence MRPGGVRSFVLELARVPGGAYRGGERLCGRVLLEAAAPLRVRALEVAARGGAATHWLEGRSVGVNAVSSDYAAAETYLRRRQLLLRDTGETTTLPPGRHEFPFSFQLPPTLVTSFEGKHGSVRYCVKATLHRPWVPARRARKVFTVIEPVDINTPALLAPQAGALEKVARSWYSSRGLVSLSAKIDRKGYTPGEVIPVFAEIDNGSTRPVLPRAAVVQTQTFMARGAHKQKRAVVASLVGEPVGPGRRALWQGRALRIPPVGPSILHCRVLHVDYSLKVCVDIPGTSKLLLELPLVIGTIPLHPFGSRSSSVGSHASFLLDWGLGALPERPEAPPEYSEVVSDGEVAAAGQSPFPPLQDTNLSLEGPFFAYIQEFRYRPPPLYSEEDPNPPSEAMRPRCMTC; translated from the exons ATGCGCCCGGGGGGCGTACGCAGCTTCGTGCTGGAACTGGCCCGGGTCCCCGGCGGCGCGTATCGCGGCGGGGAGCGGCTCTGCGGCCGGGTGTTGCTGGAGGCGGCGGCACCACTGCGGGTGAGAGCGCTCGAGGTGGCCGCACGCGGCGGGGCGGCAACGCACTGGCTCGAGGGCCGAAGCGTGGGCGTCAACGCGGTGTCCAGTGACTACGCGGCTGCGGAGACGTACTTGCGGCGGCGGCAGCTGCTGCTCCGAG ACACAGGAGAGACCACGACGCTGCCTCCTGGGCGCCACGAGTTTCCATTCAGCTTCCAGCTGCCTCC GACACTAGTGACGTCATTCGAGGGTAAGCATGGCAGTGTCCGGTATTGCGTCAAGGCCACCTTGCACCGTCCCTGGGTCCCTGCCCGCCGGGCAAGGAAGGTATTTACGGTCATTGAGCCCGTGGACATCAACACACCCGCCCTGCTG GCCCCTCAGGCCGGAGCTCTAGAGAAGGTCGCCCGGTCCTGGTACAGCAGCCGTGGTCTCGTCTCCCTCTCCGCCAAGATCGACCGAAAGGGTTACACCCCAG GCGAGGTCATCCCAGTTTTCGCGGAGATCGACAATGGCTCCACGCGCCCCGTGCTTCCTCGGGCAGCCGTGGTCCAGACACAGACCTTCATGGCTCGGGGCGCCCACAAGCAGAAACGAGCGGTGGTGGCCAGTCTCGTGGGCGAGCCTGTGGGCCCTGGGCGGCGGGCGCTGTGGCAGGGCCGGGCGCTGCGGATCCCCCCTGTCGGTCCTTCCATCTTGCACTGCCGGGTCCTGCACGTAGACTACTCCCTCAAG GTCTGCGTGGACATCCCCGGCACATCCAAGTTGCTCCTGGAGCTACCACTGGTCATCGGGACCATCCCCCTGCACCCTTTTGGGAGCCGCTCATCCAGCGTGGGCAGCCATGCCAGCTTCCTGCTGGACTGGGGGCTGGGAGCCCTGCCAGAGCGCCCCGAAG CCCCTCCCGAGTACTCAGAGGTGGTGTCTGATGGGGAGGTGGCGGCCGCAGGGCAGAGCCCCTTTCCACCACTGCAGGACACCAACCTGAGCCTCGAAGGCCCCTTCTTCGCCTACATCCAGGAATTCCGCTACCGCCCGCCACCCCTCTACTCCGAG GAGGACCCAAACCCCCCCTCAGAGGCCATGAGACCACGCTGCATGACCTGCTGA
- the ARRDC2 gene encoding arrestin domain-containing protein 2 isoform X1 produces the protein MLFDKVKAFVVQLDGANGGAEPVFSGGQAVAGRVLLELAAPARVGALKLRARGRAHVHWTESRSAGSSTAYTQSYSERVEVVSHRATLLAPDTGETTTLPPGRHEFPFSFQLPPTLVTSFEGKHGSVRYCVKATLHRPWVPARRARKVFTVIEPVDINTPALLAPQAGALEKVARSWYSSRGLVSLSAKIDRKGYTPGEVIPVFAEIDNGSTRPVLPRAAVVQTQTFMARGAHKQKRAVVASLVGEPVGPGRRALWQGRALRIPPVGPSILHCRVLHVDYSLKVCVDIPGTSKLLLELPLVIGTIPLHPFGSRSSSVGSHASFLLDWGLGALPERPEAPPEYSEVVSDGEVAAAGQSPFPPLQDTNLSLEGPFFAYIQEFRYRPPPLYSEEDPNPPSEAMRPRCMTC, from the exons ATGCTGTTCGACAAGGTGAAGGCTTTCGTGGTGCAGCTGGATGGCGCGAACGGCGGCGCCGAGCCGGTTTTCAGCGGCGGCCAGGCCGTCGCTGGCCGGGTGCTGCTGGAGCTGGCGGCCCCGGCGCGCGTGGGCGCCCTGAAGCTGCGCGCGCGGGGCCGCGCCCACGTGCACTGGACCGAGTCGCGCAGCGCGGGCTCGAGCACCGCGTACACACAGAGCTACAGCGAGCGCGTGGAGGTCGTGAGTCACCGTGCCACACTGCTCGCGCCAG ACACAGGAGAGACCACGACGCTGCCTCCTGGGCGCCACGAGTTTCCATTCAGCTTCCAGCTGCCTCC GACACTAGTGACGTCATTCGAGGGTAAGCATGGCAGTGTCCGGTATTGCGTCAAGGCCACCTTGCACCGTCCCTGGGTCCCTGCCCGCCGGGCAAGGAAGGTATTTACGGTCATTGAGCCCGTGGACATCAACACACCCGCCCTGCTG GCCCCTCAGGCCGGAGCTCTAGAGAAGGTCGCCCGGTCCTGGTACAGCAGCCGTGGTCTCGTCTCCCTCTCCGCCAAGATCGACCGAAAGGGTTACACCCCAG GCGAGGTCATCCCAGTTTTCGCGGAGATCGACAATGGCTCCACGCGCCCCGTGCTTCCTCGGGCAGCCGTGGTCCAGACACAGACCTTCATGGCTCGGGGCGCCCACAAGCAGAAACGAGCGGTGGTGGCCAGTCTCGTGGGCGAGCCTGTGGGCCCTGGGCGGCGGGCGCTGTGGCAGGGCCGGGCGCTGCGGATCCCCCCTGTCGGTCCTTCCATCTTGCACTGCCGGGTCCTGCACGTAGACTACTCCCTCAAG GTCTGCGTGGACATCCCCGGCACATCCAAGTTGCTCCTGGAGCTACCACTGGTCATCGGGACCATCCCCCTGCACCCTTTTGGGAGCCGCTCATCCAGCGTGGGCAGCCATGCCAGCTTCCTGCTGGACTGGGGGCTGGGAGCCCTGCCAGAGCGCCCCGAAG CCCCTCCCGAGTACTCAGAGGTGGTGTCTGATGGGGAGGTGGCGGCCGCAGGGCAGAGCCCCTTTCCACCACTGCAGGACACCAACCTGAGCCTCGAAGGCCCCTTCTTCGCCTACATCCAGGAATTCCGCTACCGCCCGCCACCCCTCTACTCCGAG GAGGACCCAAACCCCCCCTCAGAGGCCATGAGACCACGCTGCATGACCTGCTGA